The following coding sequences are from one Lolium rigidum isolate FL_2022 chromosome 6, APGP_CSIRO_Lrig_0.1, whole genome shotgun sequence window:
- the LOC124666146 gene encoding uncharacterized protein LOC124666146 translates to MESSSSSLLTSSTGNKRAREADLAAEEAEGKRLRPEDLLSMLDDETDTSATGDLASVMRSLEEEISAGELDLDLEPSPPQPELGFLLEASDDDLGLPPAGGSYTSSDDYGGAAGAALFGEQIWGFEDEIDGGAGDYGFGAVTSSPEAAAAAAAAAAEWGDDGFGDGLFGFGDESFGAPDLAALRQETMPAV, encoded by the coding sequence AtggagagctcctcctcctcgttgttgACGAGCTCCACCGGCAACAAGCGGGCCAGAGAAGCCGACCTCGCCGCCGAGGAGGCCGAGGGGAAGCGCCTGCGGCCGGAGGACCTGCTGTCCATGCTGGACGACGAGACGGACACCTCCGCGACGGGCGACCTGGCCTCCGTCATGCGGAGCCTGGAGGAGGAGATCTCCGCGGGCGAGCTGGACCTCGACCTCGAGCCCAGCCCGCCGCAGCCGGAACTCGGCTTCCTGCTCGAGGCCTCCGACGACGATCTCGGCCTGCCGCCCGCCGGCGGCtcctacacctcctccgacgactaCGGCGGCGCCGCAGGCGCCGCCCTCTTCGGCGAGCAGATCTGGGGCTTCGAGGACGAGATCGACGGCGGCGCCGGAGACTACGGCTTCGGCGCCGTCACCTCCTCGCccgaggccgcggccgcggccgccgccgccgccgcagagtgGGGCGACGACGGGTTCGGCGACGGGCTCTTCGGGTTCGGCGACGAGTCCTTTGGCGCGCCCGATCTCGCCGCCCTGCGCCAGGAGACCATGCCCGCCGTCTGA
- the LOC124664452 gene encoding uncharacterized protein LOC124664452: MVMLVPGMTAGIMVVFSFVVSFVVNDVVMLVIGVNGGVMVVSGFVITGVPMFCERQCRGGVWLHHHRRVDACDGVRALAMARRLGVVLALAAVVLLAAAAAATAQSDKGKGPKSPPNGEGPKPKPKPKQVKCNVNRKENPYCFNKKMDCPDDCPETCFASCTEYDCKAVCACDQPGAACGDPRFIGGDGNAFYFHGRKDADFCVVSDRDLHINAHFIGKSGHSGMSRDFTWIQAIAVLFDGHHLYVGARKTGTWDDAIEHLEITLDGEPVHLPADQVDAAKWTSSRVPALSVTRTKAANGVLVALDGKFSVRVNAVPITEEDSRVHRYGVTSDDCLAHLELAFKFDALTEDVHGVVGQTYRSDYVNKLDVRASMPTMGGDASFTASSLFAADCAVARFGTSRSNNEASVMSELAGITCASGMNGQGVVCKK, encoded by the exons atggtgatgcttgtgccgGGCATGACCGCAGGTATCATGGTGGTGTTCAGCTTCGTGGTCAg CTTTGTGGTcaacgacgtggtgatgcttgtgatcgGCGTGAACGGCGGGGTCATGGTGGTGTCTGGCTTCGTGATCACCGGTGTGCCGATGTTTTGTGAACGTCAGTGCCGTGGTGGTGTCTGGCTTCATCATCACCGACGTGTTGATGCTTGTGATGG CGTGAGGGCGCTCGCAATGGCGAGACGTCTGGGAGTCGTGCTGGCTTTGGCCGCGGTCGTccttctcgccgccgccgccgcagccacggCGCAATCAGACAAGGGCAAGGGGCCAAAGAGCCCACCCAATGGGGAGGGACCCAAGCCCAAGCCCAAGCCGAAGCAGGTCAAGTGCAATGTCAACCGCAAGGAGAACCCCTACTGTTTCAACAAGAAGATGGACTGCCCCGACGACTGCCCTGAGACATGCTTCGCGAGTTGCACCGAGTACGACTGCAAAGCCGTTTGTG CGTGCGACCAACCGGGAGCAGCGTGCGGCGACCCACGCTTCATCGGCGGCGACGGCAACGCGTTCTACTTCCACGGCCGCAAGGATGCTGACTTCTGCGTCGTCTCTGACCGCGACCTCCACATCAACGCGCACTTCATCGGCAAGTCCGGCCACAGCGGCATGTCCAGGGACTTCACGTGGATCCAGGCCATCGCCGTGCTCTTCGACGGACACCACCTCTACGTCGGCGCCAGGAAGACCGGCACCTGGGACGACGCCATTGAGCACCTCGAGATCACCCTCGACGGTGAACCCGTGCACCTCCCGGCTGACCAGGTCGACGCTGCCAAATGGACGTCCAGCCGTGTCCCCGCGCTGTCCGTGACCCGCACCAAGGCGGCCAACGGCGTGCTAGTCGCCCTCGACGGGAAGTTCAGTGTCAGGGTCAACGCCGTGCCCATCACCGAGGAGGACTCAAGGGTGCACCGCTACGGCGTCACCTCCGACGACTGCCTCGCCCACCTCGAGCTCGCCTTCAAGTTCGACGCGCTCACCGAGGACGTCCACGGCGTTGTCGGCCAGACGTACCGCTCCGACTACGTCAACAAGCTCGACGTCAGGGCCTCCATGCCCACTATGGGAGGAGATGCCAGCTTCACGGCTTCCAGCCTGTTCGCGGCGGACTGCGCCGTGGCGCGCTTCGGAACCAGCCGTAGCAACAACGA